AAAGAGAAAAGTGTTTATTTGTCATCACAGCTCAAACAACTTCTTCAAACCCAGGATAAACTAACTCCTCCTGCAGGGATTTCAGCAACTGAAATACCTAAATTAGGTCCTGTTTGTGTGTCTGCTCCTGCATCCATGTTACCTGTGACCTCCAGTAGGTTCAAGAGGCGAACCACCTCTCCCCCCAGTTCTCCACAGCACAGTCCTGCCCTTCGAGACTTTGGGAAGCCAAGTGATGGGAAAGCAGCATGGACCGATTCGGTTCTGACTTCCAAGAAACCCAAATTAGAAAGTCACAGTGACTCACCAGCCTGGAGTATGTCTgggagagatgagagagaaacTGTGAGCCCTTCGTGCtttgatgaatataaaatatctaaagagTGGACAGCCAGTTCTAGTTTTAGCAATGTATGCAACCAACAGCCGCTGGATTTATCCAGTGGTGTCAAACAGAAGGGTGAGGGTACAGGCAAGACTCTGGTCCAGTGGGAATCTGTATTAGATCTCAGTGTGCATAAAAAGCCTTGTAGTGACTCCGAAGGGaaggaatttaaagaaaatcattcaGTACAGTCAGCCTGTAGtgctgtaaagaaaaagaaaccaaccaCGCGCATGCTACAGAAGGTTCTTCTCAATGAATATAATGGCGTTGATTTACCTGTAGAAAACACTGCAGATGTGGCCAGGAGCCCAAGTCCTTGCAAGTCCCTAGAAGCCCAGCCAGATCCTGACCTTGGCCCTGACTCTGGCTTCCCTGCCCCGACTGCTGAGTCCTCCCCTGGTGTTCGTCCTTCATCACCTGCCCTGCAGCCGTCTTCCCATTCTTCCAGTCAGCTGCCTCCTCTCTTGGTCCCCACAGATCCCTCTTCTCCTCCACCCTGTCCTCCGGTATTAACTGTTGCCACtccgcctcctcccctccttcctacCATACCTCCTCCAGCCCCCTCTTCCGGCACATCTCCTCATCCATGTCCCTCGCCACTCTCGAATGCCACCGCACAGTCCCCACTCCCAATTCTGTCCCCTACGgtatctccctctccctctcccattcCCCCTGTGGAGCCTCTTATGTCTGCTGCTTCACCGGGGCCTCCaacactttcttcttcctcctcctcctcatcttcctcttcattctcttcctcgtcctcctcttccccttctccgcCTCCTCTTTCTGCAGTATCGTCTGTAGTTTCCTCTGGTGATAATCTGGAGACTTCTCTCCCCATGATGTCTTTCAAACCGGAGGAATTAGAGAATGAAGATCTGAAACCCAGGGAAGAACCCCAGTCTGCTGTTGAACAGGATATCGTTCAGGAAACATTCAACAAAAACTTTGTTTGCAATGTCTGTGAATCAccttttctttccattaaagATCTAACCAAACATTTATCTGTTCATGCTGAAGAATGGCCCTTCAAATGTGAATTTTGTGTACAGCTTTTTAAGGATAAAACTGATTTGTCAGAGCATCGCTTTTTGCTTCATGGAGTTGGAAATATCTTTGTGTGTTCTGTTTGtaaaaaagaatttgcttttttGTGCAATTTGCAGCAGCACCAGCGAGATCTCCACCCAGATAAGGTGTGCACACACCACGAGTTTGAAAGTGGGACTCTGAGGCCCCAGAACTTCACAGATCCCAGCAAGGCCCATATAGAGCATATGCAGAGTTTGCCAGAAGATCCAGTAGAAACTTCTAAAGAAGAGGAAGAGTTAAATGATTCCTCTGAAGAGCTTTATACAACCATAAAAATAATGGCTTCTGGAATAAAGACAAAAGATCCAGATGTTCGATTGGGTCTTAATCAGCATTACCCAAGCTTTAAGCCACCTCCATTTCAGTACCATCACCGAAATCCCATGGGTATCGGTGTGACAGCCACAAATTTCACTACGCACAATATTCCACAGACTTTTACTACTGCCATTCGCTGCACAAAATGTGGAAAAGGTGTTGACAACATGCCTGAGTTACACAAACATATCCTGGCATGTGCTTCTGCAAGTGACAAGAAGAGGTATACTCCTAAGAAAAATCCAGTACCGTTGAAACAAACTGTACAACCCAAAAATGGTGTGGTGGTTTTAGATAACTCTGGGAAAAATGCCTTCCGGCGAATGGGACAGCCCAAAAGGCTGAACTTTAGTGTTGAGCTTAGCAAAATGTCATCGAATAAGCTTAAATTAAAtgcattgaagaaaaaaaatcagcttgtACAGAAAGCAATCcttcaaaaaaacaaatctgCAAAGCAGAAGGCTGACTTGAAAAATGCTTCTGAGTCATCTTCTCACATCTGCCCTTACTGTAATCGAGAGTTCACATACATTGGAAGCCTGAATAAACATGCTGCTTTCAGCTGTCCCAAAAAGCCCCTTTCTCCTcccaaaaaaaaagtttctcattCATCCAAGAAAGGTGGACACTCATCACCTGCAAGTAGTGACAAAAACAGTAACAGCAACCACCGCAGACGGACAGCAGATGCAGAGATTAAAATGCAAAGCACGCAGGCTCCTTTGGGCAAGACCAGAGCCCGCAGCTCAGGCCCCACCCAAGTCCCACTGCCTTCCTCGTCGTCCTTCAGGTCCAAGCAGAATGTCAAATTTGCAGCTTCAGTTAAGTCCAAAAAACCAAGCTCCTCCTCTTTAAGGAACTCCAGCCCGATAAGAATGGCCAAAATAACTCATGTTGATGGGAAAAAACCCAAAGCTGTGGCCAAGAATCATACTGCCCAGCTCTCGAGCAAAACCTCCCGGAGCCTGCACGTGAGGGTGCAGAAGAGCAAAGCTGTTCTACAAAGCAAGTCCACCCTGGCGAGCAAGAAAAGAACAGACCGGTTCAATGTAAAATCCAGAGAGCGGAGCGGGGGGCCAGTCACCCGAAGCCTTCAGCTGGCAGCTGCTGCTGAcctgagtgagagcaagagagaggacGGCAGCGCCAAGCAGGAGCTGAAGGACTTCAGGTAAGCTCCAGCTCGTGGGAGGGAAAGGCGCAAGACAGCTGTGTCcttgcccagggttttttttgttgttgttgtttgtttgtttgtatcttttcttcctttccagtaaAATTTTGATCTCAGCATTTAAAGGAAATAGCTGTTGCATAAATTGTAGGCATCAAGGGTTACTGCTTCGGCTGCTGTAGAGAtgaataaatagtttttatttcagaCATAGGACTCACAAAGTGGTACCATTTCTTTAATAGGACCAGGTGTGAATTGAATTTGAAACCCTGGAAAAGCTCTCAAAATAACTCTATAGGAAAAGATGAGATTATCTCAAATCTCCTCATATCTTGGTTATTAATACTTCAGTGTCAGTTGTATTATTTCCTGATCATAGATCATTTCTTAGGATCACTGAGTTCATTAGTAAACTATGTTGCAATCCTGTTTAATACTTTTGTGACTTCAGCATAGGTATAGTAACTAAGACTGCTTTCATTATTTGTGCTTTCTTTGATTGCCGgtgttttaattttaacaacTTGTTGCATtggttaaacaaaatatttttttaaaaaaatgttgtatgTCCCTGCCCACAATCTCCAGTCATAGGATAATAAGCAAGCCAGGTTCCAAAGGGGAAGAAGAGTAGGAGAGGGGGCTTAGAACCCTGTAGCAAGGCAGAGACCCCCTGGGGTCTTTCAGGCACATGTGATAACCCAGGGCGAGACCACCTCATGTGTCTATGCCTTTGTTTTCCCAGTAATTATGTAGGGATTCATCTTAGATTAGAGTTGACTTTACTGCATTCATGCATGTTCTCCCTGTGTTAGGAACTGTACTTAGTGCCCGACAGAAGGATATGGCAGTAGTTAAATTCGTTACATTGACTTCTCAAACTTTCTAAGTCCCATATCCTAAGTTGGTGTGTATCCTTGGCATTCCTGCCGTTTCCTGAGTAATTCCTATAGGTCAATCTCCTGTGAAATTATTCGTCATCAGATAGTATTTCTACAAAATACTTCTAAATCTTGTCTTCTCAGAGTAAGCTGCCTGACCTGACTTTCATGGCTATAGCTTTTGGTGTCTGAAAGTTCTTTGCTGCTTTAAGCAAGCAGAATTAGAGATAACTGTGGAGTGACTGCTATTTTGGAGAGGTCATGAGGACATCTGCATGAGGTCATAGTGCACAATTATGCATTATCACTGCATAATTGATCAGGTAGAATTCTTGGTGCTGGTGTGCCTTAAATTGTGGCTAAAGAAAGATGTAAAGAAGAATCAGTAGCCAAGGCTGATTTGAATGATTTACTGTAGGATTAAAGgattagagttttaaaaagctactttataaatgtattaaatattcaGTTGCTATAGCTCTGATCAACATTCAGTCTCTGGCCAGAGCACTTGCATAGGTGGTGTCTTGGAGGTTAGCCCTGTGAACACCTTTCATCGGCACAGaaaaacagataagaaaacactGGTGGTGTCCTAACTGGTAGATGGTGGCAGCAGGCACCCAGGGTAGCCATTCCTCCTTGTGTGAGTCTTTGGAACTGTGCTGTAGACACATCTGTAGGACATGGGGGTATCACCCAGGGGTCTACTTGCCAAGTGACCATAAACTTGTGATGTgttttggggaattaaaaaacaattgtTCAGTGAGACATCATATTTTGACTGGACACAAAAGTGGGCATTTCTTCAGTGTTTGTTTTGGTCTTCTTAGTACCTCATAGGGAGTTTTGTGCAAAACCAGGATTCCTAAACTCAGATCCCGGGAGAGTATGATATTAGTGTTAATGTCTCGCCCAGGGCTGTCCCAGAGTAGGCCTCAGCCTCAGTACATATTCCTTGTATGACATTGATAAGGAGTTGTTTGAATTACAGTGGTCTTCCAGTTTTAGTGTATTTCTACTTCTAAGTTTTCTTTAGGGATAATTCATGACACAATTACATGTTCACAAATACTGCTCACTTTCACTTTCTCTTCTGGATTTTGCTTTCCTTACCCTGTCGCGTACATGGAGACTAATCACAGAACGGGTACCGCATCCTTTCCTGTGTATTTCTTTACAACAAATTGTGTGTGAGAACTAGTCCCCAACACGCAGACGTTTCACATTTGAATTCCAGTTAAGGATTCAAGTATGTGCTTGCAGTTAGCCATGTGGATGTAGTCTGAGTTTTCCATTAACACCGAAGGCTCAGCAGTTTGCTAGTTGGTAATTTCCTGGAGCACAAGCCATGGTGCTAGTCAGGGTGTAAAAAAAGACACATgctccaattttttttcttaggacAGAGCAGCAAAGGAAACCAGGCATGCCACTCATCTTTCAGATGGTCCTGTGCCTCTTAATACAGTGACACCCGCCCCCCTCATCCCCCCAAAGTTAGTAGTCAGAGCCTAGCTATGGCTTTTTGAGGGGCTGCATTTAGATCTGATGCTGAGGGTTCATTTTCCCAGGCTCCAGTATGAcacaaagggaaggaaagattGTCTACTTACCTCTTAGCCATCTTTCACCTTGGTAAATCTCAAGGTGTTTTACATTCTTTAATGCCccttttagagcaattttttttaactgagttcCTTTGCAGCCActcaagaaaatttaaagatagaaaaaaaatgaaattctaaaccAAGTTTTTCCATTTACCATGAATtgataaaaaacataaaataaaatgctgatttCCCATGTCTCTGTGTCTGCTACACCTACTAGGAAATGGACCTACATGTAGTTCCTCCCGTGTCTTCTTTGTGGGACACTTGAGTTCCTAAGTACCTTCAGAGTCATTTATGTGTTGCTGTCTTAACAACATTTGTCTTATGGTCTACTCAACTTTTTCTTTAACATGGTCAATTCATACAaggttatgttatgttatgttgtcatttatcttcagttttcttattttctaggaACTTCCTGTAGAAAagcccccaaaacaaaacaaactttaattGACTAAAAGATATTGCATGCTCAACTTAGGATAAGCACTACGGCAAAGGATACGAAATCTACCAAGCTTGCAAGACCAGTTGAAGCTGACTCAAAA
This region of Microcebus murinus isolate Inina chromosome 2, M.murinus_Inina_mat1.0, whole genome shotgun sequence genomic DNA includes:
- the PRDM2 gene encoding PR domain zinc finger protein 2 isoform X3, with translation MNQNTTEPVAATETLAEVPEHVLRGLPEEVRLYPSAVDKTRIGVWATKPILKGKKFGPFVGDKKKRSQVKNNVYMWEVYYPNLGWMCIDATDPEKGNWLRYVNWACSGEEQNLFPLEINRAIYYKTLKPIAPGEELLVWYNGEDNPEIAAAIEEERASARSKRSSPKSRKGKKKSQENKNKGNKTQDIHLKTSEPDSTFANMRDSAEGLKEEEEKPSALALEQPADLQEVAGQDVLPELVTPPPACELQPEPDEKLEATNCEVNDLEEEEEEEGEEEEEEEEDDEDELEEDGEEEADMPCENSVKEPEIRCDEKPEDLLEEPKNISKEVLEDSPEVTPVIKIPKTKEEANGDVFETFMFPCQHCERKFTTKQGLERHMHIHISTVNHAFKCKYCGKAFGTQINRRRHERRHEAGLKRKPSLTLQPSEDPAEGKVSGENVTQKDELNPPNLGQDCLIVSSEKASQETVNSSILEENGEVKELHPCKYCKKVFGTHTNMRRHQRRVHERHLIPKGVRRKGGLEELQPPVEQAQPTQNVYVPSTEPEEEGEADDVYIMDISSNISENLNYYIDGKIQTNNTTSSCDVIEMESNSADLYGINCLLTPVTVEITQNIKTTQVSITDDLPKEPSSSTNSESKKRRTTSPPVLPRIKAETDSDPVTPSCSLSLPLSISTTETVSFHKEKSVYLSSQLKQLLQTQDKLTPPAGISATEIPKLGPVCVSAPASMLPVTSSRFKRRTTSPPSSPQHSPALRDFGKPSDGKAAWTDSVLTSKKPKLESHSDSPAWSMSGRDERETVSPSCFDEYKISKEWTASSSFSNVCNQQPLDLSSGVKQKGEGTGKTLVQWESVLDLSVHKKPCSDSEGKEFKENHSVQSACSAVKKKKPTTRMLQKVLLNEYNGVDLPVENTADVARSPSPCKSLEAQPDPDLGPDSGFPAPTAESSPGVRPSSPALQPSSHSSSQLPPLLVPTDPSSPPPCPPVLTVATPPPPLLPTIPPPAPSSGTSPHPCPSPLSNATAQSPLPILSPTVSPSPSPIPPVEPLMSAASPGPPTLSSSSSSSSSSSFSSSSSSSPSPPPLSAVSSVVSSGDNLETSLPMMSFKPEELENEDLKPREEPQSAVEQDIVQETFNKNFVCNVCESPFLSIKDLTKHLSVHAEEWPFKCEFCVQLFKDKTDLSEHRFLLHGVGNIFVCSVCKKEFAFLCNLQQHQRDLHPDKVCTHHEFESGTLRPQNFTDPSKAHIEHMQSLPEDPVETSKEEEELNDSSEELYTTIKIMASGIKTKDPDVRLGLNQHYPSFKPPPFQYHHRNPMGIGVTATNFTTHNIPQTFTTAIRCTKCGKGVDNMPELHKHILACASASDKKRYTPKKNPVPLKQTVQPKNGVVVLDNSGKNAFRRMGQPKRLNFSVELSKMSSNKLKLNALKKKNQLVQKAILQKNKSAKQKADLKNASESSSHICPYCNREFTYIGSLNKHAAFSCPKKPLSPPKKKVSHSSKKGGHSSPASSDKNSNSNHRRRTADAEIKMQSTQAPLGKTRARSSGPTQVPLPSSSSFRSKQNVKFAASVKSKKPSSSSLRNSSPIRMAKITHVDGKKPKAVAKNHTAQLSSKTSRSLHVRVQKSKAVLQSKSTLASKKRTDRFNVKSRERSGGPVTRSLQLAAAADLSESKREDGSAKQELKDFRNFL
- the PRDM2 gene encoding PR domain zinc finger protein 2 isoform X1, whose product is MNQNTTEPVAATETLAEVPEHVLRGLPEEVRLYPSAVDKTRIGVWATKPILKGKKFGPFVGDKKKRSQVKNNVYMWEVYYPNLGWMCIDATDPEKGNWLRYVNWACSGEEQNLFPLEINRAIYYKTLKPIAPGEELLVWYNGEDNPEIAAAIEEERASARSKRSSPKSRKGKKKSQENKNKGNKTQDIHLKTSEPDSTFANMRDSAEGLKEEEEKPSALALEQPADLQEVAGQDVLPELVTPPPACELQPEPDEKLEATNCEVNDLEEEEEEEGEEEEEEEEDDEDELEEDGEEEADMPCENSVKEPEIRCDEKPEDLLEEPKNISKEVLEDSPEVTPVIKIPKTKEEANGDVFETFMFPCQHCERKFTTKQGLERHMHIHISTVNHAFKCKYCGKAFGTQINRRRHERRHEAGLKRKPSLTLQPSEDPAEGKVSGENVTQKDELNPPNLGQDCLIVSSEKASQETVNSSILEENGEVKELHPCKYCKKVFGTHTNMRRHQRRVHERHLIPKGVRRKGGLEELQPPVEQAQPTQNVYVPSTEPEEEGEADDVYIMDISSNISENLNYYIDGKIQTNNTTSSCDVIEMESNSADLYGINCLLTPVTVEITQNIKTTQVSITDDLPKEPSSSTNSESKKRRTTSPPVLPRIKAETDSDPVTPSCSLSLPLSISTTETVSFHKEKSVYLSSQLKQLLQTQDKLTPPAGISATEIPKLGPVCVSAPASMLPVTSSRFKRRTTSPPSSPQHSPALRDFGKPSDGKAAWTDSVLTSKKPKLESHSDSPAWSMSGRDERETVSPSCFDEYKISKEWTASSSFSNVCNQQPLDLSSGVKQKGEGTGKTLVQWESVLDLSVHKKPCSDSEGKEFKENHSVQSACSAVKKKKPTTRMLQKVLLNEYNGVDLPVENTADVARSPSPCKSLEAQPDPDLGPDSGFPAPTAESSPGVRPSSPALQPSSHSSSQLPPLLVPTDPSSPPPCPPVLTVATPPPPLLPTIPPPAPSSGTSPHPCPSPLSNATAQSPLPILSPTVSPSPSPIPPVEPLMSAASPGPPTLSSSSSSSSSSSFSSSSSSSPSPPPLSAVSSVVSSGDNLETSLPMMSFKPEELENEDLKPREEPQSAVEQDIVQETFNKNFVCNVCESPFLSIKDLTKHLSVHAEEWPFKCEFCVQLFKDKTDLSEHRFLLHGVGNIFVCSVCKKEFAFLCNLQQHQRDLHPDKVCTHHEFESGTLRPQNFTDPSKAHIEHMQSLPEDPVETSKEEEELNDSSEELYTTIKIMASGIKTKDPDVRLGLNQHYPSFKPPPFQYHHRNPMGIGVTATNFTTHNIPQTFTTAIRCTKCGKGVDNMPELHKHILACASASDKKRYTPKKNPVPLKQTVQPKNGVVVLDNSGKNAFRRMGQPKRLNFSVELSKMSSNKLKLNALKKKNQLVQKAILQKNKSAKQKADLKNASESSSHICPYCNREFTYIGSLNKHAAFSCPKKPLSPPKKKVSHSSKKGGHSSPASSDKNSNSNHRRRTADAEIKMQSTQAPLGKTRARSSGPTQVPLPSSSSFRSKQNVKFAASVKSKKPSSSSLRNSSPIRMAKITHVDGKKPKAVAKNHTAQLSSKTSRSLHVRVQKSKAVLQSKSTLASKKRTDRFNVKSRERSGGPVTRSLQLAAAADLSESKREDGSAKQELKDFSYSLRLASRCPPPAAPYITRQYRKVKAPAAAQFQGPFFKE
- the PRDM2 gene encoding PR domain zinc finger protein 2 isoform X2, coding for MKNTTEPVAATETLAEVPEHVLRGLPEEVRLYPSAVDKTRIGVWATKPILKGKKFGPFVGDKKKRSQVKNNVYMWEVYYPNLGWMCIDATDPEKGNWLRYVNWACSGEEQNLFPLEINRAIYYKTLKPIAPGEELLVWYNGEDNPEIAAAIEEERASARSKRSSPKSRKGKKKSQENKNKGNKTQDIHLKTSEPDSTFANMRDSAEGLKEEEEKPSALALEQPADLQEVAGQDVLPELVTPPPACELQPEPDEKLEATNCEVNDLEEEEEEEGEEEEEEEEDDEDELEEDGEEEADMPCENSVKEPEIRCDEKPEDLLEEPKNISKEVLEDSPEVTPVIKIPKTKEEANGDVFETFMFPCQHCERKFTTKQGLERHMHIHISTVNHAFKCKYCGKAFGTQINRRRHERRHEAGLKRKPSLTLQPSEDPAEGKVSGENVTQKDELNPPNLGQDCLIVSSEKASQETVNSSILEENGEVKELHPCKYCKKVFGTHTNMRRHQRRVHERHLIPKGVRRKGGLEELQPPVEQAQPTQNVYVPSTEPEEEGEADDVYIMDISSNISENLNYYIDGKIQTNNTTSSCDVIEMESNSADLYGINCLLTPVTVEITQNIKTTQVSITDDLPKEPSSSTNSESKKRRTTSPPVLPRIKAETDSDPVTPSCSLSLPLSISTTETVSFHKEKSVYLSSQLKQLLQTQDKLTPPAGISATEIPKLGPVCVSAPASMLPVTSSRFKRRTTSPPSSPQHSPALRDFGKPSDGKAAWTDSVLTSKKPKLESHSDSPAWSMSGRDERETVSPSCFDEYKISKEWTASSSFSNVCNQQPLDLSSGVKQKGEGTGKTLVQWESVLDLSVHKKPCSDSEGKEFKENHSVQSACSAVKKKKPTTRMLQKVLLNEYNGVDLPVENTADVARSPSPCKSLEAQPDPDLGPDSGFPAPTAESSPGVRPSSPALQPSSHSSSQLPPLLVPTDPSSPPPCPPVLTVATPPPPLLPTIPPPAPSSGTSPHPCPSPLSNATAQSPLPILSPTVSPSPSPIPPVEPLMSAASPGPPTLSSSSSSSSSSSFSSSSSSSPSPPPLSAVSSVVSSGDNLETSLPMMSFKPEELENEDLKPREEPQSAVEQDIVQETFNKNFVCNVCESPFLSIKDLTKHLSVHAEEWPFKCEFCVQLFKDKTDLSEHRFLLHGVGNIFVCSVCKKEFAFLCNLQQHQRDLHPDKVCTHHEFESGTLRPQNFTDPSKAHIEHMQSLPEDPVETSKEEEELNDSSEELYTTIKIMASGIKTKDPDVRLGLNQHYPSFKPPPFQYHHRNPMGIGVTATNFTTHNIPQTFTTAIRCTKCGKGVDNMPELHKHILACASASDKKRYTPKKNPVPLKQTVQPKNGVVVLDNSGKNAFRRMGQPKRLNFSVELSKMSSNKLKLNALKKKNQLVQKAILQKNKSAKQKADLKNASESSSHICPYCNREFTYIGSLNKHAAFSCPKKPLSPPKKKVSHSSKKGGHSSPASSDKNSNSNHRRRTADAEIKMQSTQAPLGKTRARSSGPTQVPLPSSSSFRSKQNVKFAASVKSKKPSSSSLRNSSPIRMAKITHVDGKKPKAVAKNHTAQLSSKTSRSLHVRVQKSKAVLQSKSTLASKKRTDRFNVKSRERSGGPVTRSLQLAAAADLSESKREDGSAKQELKDFSYSLRLASRCPPPAAPYITRQYRKVKAPAAAQFQGPFFKE
- the PRDM2 gene encoding PR domain zinc finger protein 2 isoform X4; protein product: MCIDATDPEKGNWLRYVNWACSGEEQNLFPLEINRAIYYKTLKPIAPGEELLVWYNGEDNPEIAAAIEEERASARSKRSSPKSRKGKKKSQENKNKGNKTQDIHLKTSEPDSTFANMRDSAEGLKEEEEKPSALALEQPADLQEVAGQDVLPELVTPPPACELQPEPDEKLEATNCEVNDLEEEEEEEGEEEEEEEEDDEDELEEDGEEEADMPCENSVKEPEIRCDEKPEDLLEEPKNISKEVLEDSPEVTPVIKIPKTKEEANGDVFETFMFPCQHCERKFTTKQGLERHMHIHISTVNHAFKCKYCGKAFGTQINRRRHERRHEAGLKRKPSLTLQPSEDPAEGKVSGENVTQKDELNPPNLGQDCLIVSSEKASQETVNSSILEENGEVKELHPCKYCKKVFGTHTNMRRHQRRVHERHLIPKGVRRKGGLEELQPPVEQAQPTQNVYVPSTEPEEEGEADDVYIMDISSNISENLNYYIDGKIQTNNTTSSCDVIEMESNSADLYGINCLLTPVTVEITQNIKTTQVSITDDLPKEPSSSTNSESKKRRTTSPPVLPRIKAETDSDPVTPSCSLSLPLSISTTETVSFHKEKSVYLSSQLKQLLQTQDKLTPPAGISATEIPKLGPVCVSAPASMLPVTSSRFKRRTTSPPSSPQHSPALRDFGKPSDGKAAWTDSVLTSKKPKLESHSDSPAWSMSGRDERETVSPSCFDEYKISKEWTASSSFSNVCNQQPLDLSSGVKQKGEGTGKTLVQWESVLDLSVHKKPCSDSEGKEFKENHSVQSACSAVKKKKPTTRMLQKVLLNEYNGVDLPVENTADVARSPSPCKSLEAQPDPDLGPDSGFPAPTAESSPGVRPSSPALQPSSHSSSQLPPLLVPTDPSSPPPCPPVLTVATPPPPLLPTIPPPAPSSGTSPHPCPSPLSNATAQSPLPILSPTVSPSPSPIPPVEPLMSAASPGPPTLSSSSSSSSSSSFSSSSSSSPSPPPLSAVSSVVSSGDNLETSLPMMSFKPEELENEDLKPREEPQSAVEQDIVQETFNKNFVCNVCESPFLSIKDLTKHLSVHAEEWPFKCEFCVQLFKDKTDLSEHRFLLHGVGNIFVCSVCKKEFAFLCNLQQHQRDLHPDKVCTHHEFESGTLRPQNFTDPSKAHIEHMQSLPEDPVETSKEEEELNDSSEELYTTIKIMASGIKTKDPDVRLGLNQHYPSFKPPPFQYHHRNPMGIGVTATNFTTHNIPQTFTTAIRCTKCGKGVDNMPELHKHILACASASDKKRYTPKKNPVPLKQTVQPKNGVVVLDNSGKNAFRRMGQPKRLNFSVELSKMSSNKLKLNALKKKNQLVQKAILQKNKSAKQKADLKNASESSSHICPYCNREFTYIGSLNKHAAFSCPKKPLSPPKKKVSHSSKKGGHSSPASSDKNSNSNHRRRTADAEIKMQSTQAPLGKTRARSSGPTQVPLPSSSSFRSKQNVKFAASVKSKKPSSSSLRNSSPIRMAKITHVDGKKPKAVAKNHTAQLSSKTSRSLHVRVQKSKAVLQSKSTLASKKRTDRFNVKSRERSGGPVTRSLQLAAAADLSESKREDGSAKQELKDFSYSLRLASRCPPPAAPYITRQYRKVKAPAAAQFQGPFFKE